The Thermoanaerobacterium thermosaccharolyticum DSM 571 region TGTTATAATAATATAGAAGCAATAAAAGTCAGGTGTCAATGGTAATTAAAAAGGCGGGAGGTGCATTCCCGTCTTTTTCTGTAGATATGTACTCATTTTCGAATACCACCTAACTATTATTTCTAACAGCCTAAGCAGCAATTCAAAAATTTTGTACAGATCTACATAGCGGCTTTGTTTCCGCTTCTTTTCGTCAGATGCCAATGGTTTCACCTCCTTTCGTTGGAGGTCATGATAATTATACATAAAAAACATTTACAAGATAAAATAAAATTTACTTATCAAGTAAAATACATACAATAAAAAAGAAAGTGTACATAAGTACACTACGCTTTAATCAACTCTATATATAATTGCACCTAGATTTTTTAGCTTTTCCTCTATATTTACATAACCTCTATCTATATGATGCACATCATTAATAATCGTCTTTCCTTCTGCTATGAGTCCTGCCAAAATCAGTGCAGCTCCAGCTCTTAAATCTGTAGCCTTAACTTCCGCACCAGACAAATGATCGATTCCTGTTACTACTGCAGTTCTTCCTTCAATCTTTATGTCTGCTCCCATCCTCTTTAATTCGTCTACATGCATAAATCTGTTTTCAAAGACCGTCTCTATAATTACACTCGTCCCTTTTGCCCCAGCCATCATTGCCATCATCTGCGCCTGCATATCTGTTGGAAATCCTGGATATGGAAGCGTCTTTACATCAACAGCCTTATAATTCCTCTTCCCTTTAACTCTCACACCTGTACCTTCCTCAAATACATCAATACCGCATTCAGTTAGTTTAGCAATAATAGGTTTTATATGATCTACTATGACATTTTCTATAAGTACATCACCACCTGTCATGGCTGCTGCAACCATATACGTGCCAGCTTCGATCCTGTCAGGTATAACTGTATGTTCTGTTCCTTTTAGTTCTTTTACACCTTCAATCCTTATTGTATCTGTACCAGCACCTTTTATATTTGCTCCCATCTTATTTAAGAAATTGGCAAGGTCTACTACTTCAGGCTCTTCTGCTGCATTTTCTATCGTTGTAATACCGTCAGCAAATACAGCAGCCATCATGATATTTTCAGTCGCACCAACGCTGGGAAAATCTAAATATACCTTCTTGCCTACCAGTCTTTTGGCTCTTGCTTCTACATATCCATGCCCTATATCTATTTGAGCCCCGAGAGTTTGAAACCCTTTCAAGTGTAAATCAATTGGTCTTGTCCCTATTGCACATCCACCAGGTAACGATATCTTTGCATGACCCAGTTTTGCCAGGATTGGACCCATCACAAGAAAAGATGCTCTCATCTTTTTTACTAGTTCGTAAGGTGCCTCCACATCTTTTATATCGACATTTATCTTCAATTTTCCGTTCTTAAAGGTACAATGAGCACCAAGAAATTTTATAAGTTCTATCATGACATTTACATCTTTAAGCTCTGGCACATCGTCTATAAACACTTCTCCATATGACAAAAGCGATGCTGCAATGATTGGCAAAACAGAATTTTTCGCGCCACTTATCTTTACTGTACCTCTTAAAGCAGGACTATTCTCAACGATGATCTTCGTGTATACCACCCTCTAATGTTAATATTCTATTGCTATTATTGGTGTCGCAATCCAAATATAAGTTTTATCATCGAAACTACTGTATCTTAATGCTACGTTTAAATTTATTTTTTCACTTCCCATCTCAATATATTCCTTAATTTTATTTGTGTGAGCAGAAATACTGACTAAATTTTCATCGTTTAAACCTTCCACTTTGACAGCGTTCGTGTCTTTCATCACTTCTTCTAATATACTACTAATCTTATCCTTATTCAACAGTCCTTTGTATGCACCTACAAGACATGTAGCAATTTCTGGTGTAAGGCTTAATTTTGAATACGCCTTTATAATTTTTTCGTTTTCACCAATCACGTCCTTATTGCCTTTCAACAAATATTCATCTATCAAAATATATGTTTCATTGGCTACTTCATTTTTAACGCTTTGCATTACAATGGAAACTTTTTTGTTCCCTGTGTCATATTCAGCATCATATTGTCTGAAATTGTCCTGATCTAGTTTTGAAACCTTTACCTTTTTATCGTCAATCCCCATTGATTTTATAATTTTTTCTACAATCATATTCATTTCACTTATAGACGTAAATTTTGAATTCAACTTTGACCATGCATTAATGTTGGCATATTCATAAGATGCTCCACTTTTTTCAAAGCTATTTTCCAAAACAGCAATATCATTGCTTTTGGCTGAAAAAGCATCCATTTGAGAATTTAGCATGACAAACACGATTAATATTGTTACAATAATCAATGATAACTTATTAAACATATTTTTCCTCCAAAATTATAGTAAATAAAAAGTGGGCGGTATTATACGGTAAATTCACAAGGGGGATAATAAATTTACCATATCTTCCGCCCAACCTATTATAATTATTGACTATTTTAAATTTTTTATACATGAAAATAGGACTGTCCTTAATTTAGGATCGTCCTATTGTCTTAAATTCATCCGGTCTTTCATTTATCATACCGAATACATATTTTATAGCGGTCACTATACGCCTTGATGCATTGCCATCTCCATATGGATTTACTGCATTCGCCATCCTATCGTATTCATTTTTATCTGTAAGTAGAAGTTTTGCTTCACTGTACACTCTATCAAAATCTGTACCTATTATCTTTACAGTACCTGCTTTAACTGCTTCAGGCCTTTCTGTCACATCCCTTAAAACCAAGACAGGTTTCCCTAGTGATGGCACTTCTTCCTGAAGACCGCCTGAATCTGTCATAACCATGTAACATCTTTTTAAAAGGTTGTGCATTTCATCTGTGTCAATTGGATCCAGCAGCAATACATTTTCAATATCATCAAGAATACTAAAAACAGCATCCCTTACGATGGGATTTTTGTGAACTGGATATATTATATACGTATCTTTAATGTTTATGGCGATCTTTCTTAATGCATTGCATATATTCTCTATAGGTTCACCCCAGTTCTCTCTCCTATGTGCCGTTACAACAATTACCCTTTTATTTTCATAGTCTATATTGTTTAATCTATCATCGCGAAATACATAATTATCTTTAACAGTGTATTTCATGGCATCTATGACTGTATTCCCGGTTACAAAAATGTCTTTATCACATACACCTTCTCTTAATAAATTGTCCTTTGCCGTCTGTGTTGGTGCAAAGTGCAAATCCGCCAGGACGCCTGTCAACTTTCTATTGATCTCCTCAGGATATGGGAACCATTTATCGTAAGACCTTAATCCAGCCTCTACATGGCCTACCTTTATCTTCTTGTAAAAAGCCGACAAAGCAGAAACAAAAGTTGTAGTTGTATCTCCATGTACAAGAATTAAATCAGGTTTCTCCTTTTCTAAAACTTCGTCAAGTCCTTTTAAGACAGATGACGTTATAGCGGACAGTGATTGATTTTTCTTCATTACGTCAAGGTCGTACTTAGGATTAATATTAAAAAGCCTCAGCACCTGATCCAGCATGTCCCGGTGCTGAGCTGTAACACAAACTACCGTTTCTATATCGCTGGCACTTTCCAACTCTTTTACAAGTGGTGCCATTTTTATTGCTTCTGGTCTTGTACCGAAAATCGGCATAACTTTTAGCATGTCTTCAGCTCCTTATATTTACACATTCATATTTTTCGCCTTATGTCCATACAATCCCATTTTATCTGCTCCCCATAAAACTGCTAAAATGGCGATAATCAATATTATATAGCCTTTTGCGCCATTGGTAAAAGATATGAGTATTGCGCTTAGCCCTAAGAATAGACTTACACCATACATGACAAAAACAGCTTGTTTTTGTGTAAGACCCAATGCTAAAAGCCTGTGGTGCAGATGTCCTTTATCTGCCTCCATGATAGGCTTTTTATTTGCTATACGCCTTATTATCGCAAATGTAGTATCAAATACAGGAACTCCTAAAGCCAAAATCGGCACAGCAATAGCTATTGCTGCAGCAGATTTGACAGCGCCCTCAATAGATACTGCCGATAAAATAAAGCCTAAAAACATGGCACCTGTATCGCCCATAAATATCTTTGCAGGATTAAAATTGTACGGTAAGAATCCCAGTGCAGCACCTGTTACAGCAGCAGTAATAACCGCTGTTTCGTACCTACCGTTTAACAGTGATACTACAAATAGGGAACCAGACGATATTGATGCAATTCCTGCAGCAAGTCCATCAAGCCCGTCAATAAGATTCATAGCATTCGTAATGCCTACTATCCAGAATATACTTAGGGGTATTGCAAAAACCCCTATATTTATCATTCCATCTCCAAATGGATTCGTTAACCATTCAATCTTAACACCGCTTAAAACGACCACCAATGATGCCAAAAGCTGTCCCAAAAGTTTTACTTTCGCCTTTAATTCAAATTTATCGTCAAATATTCCAAGTACAACTATAATTGTACTTCCTGCAATTATTCCAAAATTAGTCTGAGATTTTGGCAGAAATAAAAGTATGCTAAGAATAGTGCCAAGGTAAATGGCTAATCCACCGATAAGTGGTACTGGCTTCTTATGAACACGCCTTTTATCCTTTGGTATATCAATGGCTCCAATTTTGTAAGCCAATTTCTTTGCCGCCGGTGTAGCTATAAGTGCAACCACAAAAGCCACAACAAACGACAAGATGTATATTCCCATTTTAACACTCCCCTGAATGTTTATACATACTTATATAATATGCCACAATCGACCTTATTGTCAACTACATCTTATCTATCTATTTTTACTACTTCAATAGTGGCTTCTTTAAAATACTCAAAAGATAGCTTATCAGGGTAATCCCCTTCATAAACTACCCTTTTTATTCCTGCATTTATAATCATCTTAGCACACATAGAGCAAGGACTTGCACTTACATAAATTGTAGCATCTTTAGTGCTGACACCATTTAATGCTGCCTGTATTATGGCATTTTGCTCAGCGTGGGTCCCCCTGCACAGCTCATGTCTTTCACCTGATGGTATGTTTAGGTTTTCTCTCATGCAGCCAACTTCTTCACAGTGTTTAAGGCCAGTAGGTGCACCATTGTATCCTGTCGATATGATATGCTTGTCCTTGACGATGACGGCACCTACCTGCCTTCTCAAGCAGGTAGAACGGGTCTTTACGACATCCACCACCATCATAAAATACTCATCCCACGACGGTCTCATCTTTTATTCCTCTCAAATTTCATTTAATATTTTGCAATACCAACGCTCACACAAAATTTAAATCTATTATGCCGTCAACTCAAAATGTTCATTGCGCTAACGCCGCCAATGCGTCATCCATGACGTTGGCGGCTGCTGATTTGTCCTAAATCAGCTACGCTGCATTTCACATTTTTCGTTGGGCATACTGACGATTTAAATTAATATGTTCGCTTTTGGTATTGTATCAAACACTTAATTATAACTGTCCCAACCATTGTATCAATCAAGTTACTTCGTTCCGAAAAGCCTGTCCCCTGCGTCGCCAAGGCCCGGTACTATATAACCGTGCTCATTTAACTTTTCGTCGATGCAAGCAACATAAATAGGTATATCGGGATGATCCTTGTGAACTGCTTCTATTCCTTCTGGTGCTGCAATCAGATTAACAAGTTTTATGCTTTGTGCGCCTCTCTCTTTCAAAAAGTGTATAGCAGCACATGCAGAACCGCCTGTTGCAAGCATAGGATCAACAACTATTAAATCTCTCTCATTTATATCTGATGGCAGTTTGCAATAGTATTCTACAGGTTTCAATGTCTCAGGATCCCTGTAAAGGCCTATATGTCCTACCTTTGCTGCTGGTATAAGCTTCATCATACCATCTACCATTCCAAGTCCAGCCCTTAAGATAGGCACTATACCTAGCTTTTTACCAGCGATGACTTTAGTCTTCGCCACAGCAATAGGAGTCTTTACTTCTATCTCTTCAAGCGGAAGATCTCTTGTTACTTCATATGCCATAAGCATAGATATCTCTTCCACAAGCTCTCTGAACTCTTTTGAGCCAGTATTCTCATCTCTTATCAAGCTGATTTTGTGCTGTATAAGTGGGTGATCTAGAACATAAACATTTTTATACATTTACTTACCTCCTATGTTATTTTGAATACTTTTTTTCAATTTCTGTAATCTTATCAAGTCTTTTCTGATGTCTTCCACCTTGAAATTCCGCATTAAGCCATTCATCAACCAAAATGGCTGCAAGACCTGGTCCTACAACTCTTCCCCCCATGCATAGCACATTTGCATTATTGTGCTCTTTT contains the following coding sequences:
- the murA gene encoding UDP-N-acetylglucosamine 1-carboxyvinyltransferase encodes the protein MVYTKIIVENSPALRGTVKISGAKNSVLPIIAASLLSYGEVFIDDVPELKDVNVMIELIKFLGAHCTFKNGKLKINVDIKDVEAPYELVKKMRASFLVMGPILAKLGHAKISLPGGCAIGTRPIDLHLKGFQTLGAQIDIGHGYVEARAKRLVGKKVYLDFPSVGATENIMMAAVFADGITTIENAAEEPEVVDLANFLNKMGANIKGAGTDTIRIEGVKELKGTEHTVIPDRIEAGTYMVAAAMTGGDVLIENVIVDHIKPIIAKLTECGIDVFEEGTGVRVKGKRNYKAVDVKTLPYPGFPTDMQAQMMAMMAGAKGTSVIIETVFENRFMHVDELKRMGADIKIEGRTAVVTGIDHLSGAEVKATDLRAGAALILAGLIAEGKTIINDVHHIDRGYVNIEEKLKNLGAIIYRVD
- the wecB gene encoding non-hydrolyzing UDP-N-acetylglucosamine 2-epimerase, with protein sequence MLKVMPIFGTRPEAIKMAPLVKELESASDIETVVCVTAQHRDMLDQVLRLFNINPKYDLDVMKKNQSLSAITSSVLKGLDEVLEKEKPDLILVHGDTTTTFVSALSAFYKKIKVGHVEAGLRSYDKWFPYPEEINRKLTGVLADLHFAPTQTAKDNLLREGVCDKDIFVTGNTVIDAMKYTVKDNYVFRDDRLNNIDYENKRVIVVTAHRRENWGEPIENICNALRKIAINIKDTYIIYPVHKNPIVRDAVFSILDDIENVLLLDPIDTDEMHNLLKRCYMVMTDSGGLQEEVPSLGKPVLVLRDVTERPEAVKAGTVKIIGTDFDRVYSEAKLLLTDKNEYDRMANAVNPYGDGNASRRIVTAIKYVFGMINERPDEFKTIGRS
- a CDS encoding deoxycytidylate deaminase, with protein sequence MRPSWDEYFMMVVDVVKTRSTCLRRQVGAVIVKDKHIISTGYNGAPTGLKHCEEVGCMRENLNIPSGERHELCRGTHAEQNAIIQAALNGVSTKDATIYVSASPCSMCAKMIINAGIKRVVYEGDYPDKLSFEYFKEATIEVVKIDR
- a CDS encoding MraY family glycosyltransferase; translation: MGIYILSFVVAFVVALIATPAAKKLAYKIGAIDIPKDKRRVHKKPVPLIGGLAIYLGTILSILLFLPKSQTNFGIIAGSTIIVVLGIFDDKFELKAKVKLLGQLLASLVVVLSGVKIEWLTNPFGDGMINIGVFAIPLSIFWIVGITNAMNLIDGLDGLAAGIASISSGSLFVVSLLNGRYETAVITAAVTGAALGFLPYNFNPAKIFMGDTGAMFLGFILSAVSIEGAVKSAAAIAIAVPILALGVPVFDTTFAIIRRIANKKPIMEADKGHLHHRLLALGLTQKQAVFVMYGVSLFLGLSAILISFTNGAKGYIILIIAILAVLWGADKMGLYGHKAKNMNV
- a CDS encoding YwmB family TATA-box binding protein is translated as MFNKLSLIIVTILIVFVMLNSQMDAFSAKSNDIAVLENSFEKSGASYEYANINAWSKLNSKFTSISEMNMIVEKIIKSMGIDDKKVKVSKLDQDNFRQYDAEYDTGNKKVSIVMQSVKNEVANETYILIDEYLLKGNKDVIGENEKIIKAYSKLSLTPEIATCLVGAYKGLLNKDKISSILEEVMKDTNAVKVEGLNDENLVSISAHTNKIKEYIEMGSEKINLNVALRYSSFDDKTYIWIATPIIAIEY
- the upp gene encoding uracil phosphoribosyltransferase encodes the protein MYKNVYVLDHPLIQHKISLIRDENTGSKEFRELVEEISMLMAYEVTRDLPLEEIEVKTPIAVAKTKVIAGKKLGIVPILRAGLGMVDGMMKLIPAAKVGHIGLYRDPETLKPVEYYCKLPSDINERDLIVVDPMLATGGSACAAIHFLKERGAQSIKLVNLIAAPEGIEAVHKDHPDIPIYVACIDEKLNEHGYIVPGLGDAGDRLFGTK